One window from the genome of Mycolicibacterium gadium encodes:
- a CDS encoding TetR/AcrR family transcriptional regulator, whose protein sequence is MRTHGWSGSAPATDEEAISRILDAASRAIDERGADFSISDVARTLGVTRQTVYRYFPSTDALLIAAAVHAASGFLDRLAAHLRGITDPADAIAEAVATALEWLPEDKHIGLLIMPGQPSRHTESVTSDVAMDFGHSLVRRFDVDWTGLGYTDADLAELVEHLLRIIQSFVIDPGRPPRRGAELRRYLRRWVGGAIRPSAEPTIKQPSAEATFALRTPTTLHR, encoded by the coding sequence ATGCGCACCCACGGCTGGTCCGGATCGGCACCCGCCACCGACGAGGAGGCCATCAGCCGCATCCTCGACGCGGCGAGCAGGGCAATCGACGAGCGTGGTGCCGATTTCTCGATCAGCGACGTGGCCCGCACACTCGGCGTCACCCGCCAGACGGTGTACCGCTACTTCCCCAGCACCGACGCGCTGCTGATCGCCGCCGCCGTCCACGCGGCCAGTGGCTTCCTCGACCGGCTGGCAGCACATCTGCGCGGGATCACCGATCCGGCCGACGCCATCGCCGAGGCCGTCGCAACAGCGCTCGAATGGTTACCCGAGGACAAGCACATCGGCCTGCTCATCATGCCCGGCCAGCCCAGTCGCCACACGGAGTCGGTGACGTCGGACGTCGCGATGGATTTCGGCCATTCGCTGGTGCGCAGATTCGACGTCGACTGGACGGGCCTCGGGTACACCGACGCCGATCTCGCCGAACTGGTCGAGCATCTGCTGCGGATCATCCAGTCGTTCGTGATCGACCCGGGCAGACCGCCACGCCGGGGCGCTGAGTTGCGCCGGTACCTGCGGCGCTGGGTGGGCGGTGCTATACGACCGTCGGCCGAGCCGACAATCAAACAACCGTCAGCGGAAGCGACTTTCGCTCTTCGAACTCCCACGACGCTCCACCGCTGA
- a CDS encoding DUF429 domain-containing protein: MYFVGLDLAWGEKNQTGVAAIDADGRLLHVGAAGDDNSIIAAIAPYTGDACLVGIDAPLIVKNATGHRPAEAAYNRDFQRFEAGARPAFTDKPEFKHPRGARLAEALGLELDPSSDASRRAIEVFPHPASIVLFNLTKTLKYKRGPFDERKAALLTLMTHIEGLDAATPRLRVNRNVAWVALRKRVEAATRPSQLDRDEDPVDAVICAYVCAYWYDRPEDVTIYGDAESGYIVTPTLPGDRVKKPNQTAAQSGSDDIVARLEQVQQMIERAQRELTAIRRQLGG; this comes from the coding sequence ATGTACTTCGTTGGGCTTGATCTCGCATGGGGTGAGAAGAACCAGACCGGCGTTGCGGCCATCGATGCCGACGGCAGGCTGTTGCACGTCGGGGCCGCCGGGGACGACAACAGCATCATCGCCGCGATCGCGCCCTATACCGGCGACGCATGCCTGGTGGGTATCGACGCCCCCCTGATAGTGAAGAACGCGACGGGCCACCGTCCCGCCGAGGCCGCTTACAACCGCGACTTCCAGCGCTTCGAGGCCGGCGCGCGCCCGGCCTTCACCGACAAGCCCGAGTTCAAGCATCCCCGCGGCGCGCGGCTCGCCGAAGCGCTCGGTCTCGAGCTGGACCCGTCGTCGGATGCGAGCAGGCGGGCGATCGAGGTCTTCCCGCATCCCGCGTCGATCGTCCTGTTCAATCTCACCAAGACCCTCAAGTACAAGCGCGGACCGTTCGACGAGCGCAAGGCTGCGCTGCTGACGTTGATGACTCATATCGAGGGCCTCGACGCGGCCACTCCGAGGTTGCGCGTCAATCGCAACGTCGCGTGGGTCGCGCTGCGCAAGCGGGTCGAGGCGGCCACCCGGCCGTCACAGCTGGACCGCGACGAGGATCCCGTCGACGCGGTCATCTGCGCCTACGTGTGCGCCTACTGGTACGACAGACCCGAAGACGTCACCATCTACGGCGACGCCGAAAGCGGATACATCGTCACCCCGACGCTGCCGGGTGACCGTGTCAAGAAGCCGAATCAGACCGCAGCGCAATCGGGTTCGGACGATATCGTTGCCCGGCTCGAGCAGGTGCAACAGATGATCGAGCGGGCTCAGCGTGAGCTCACCGCGATCCGCAGACAACTCGGGGGTTAG
- a CDS encoding carboxymuconolactone decarboxylase family protein: MDELRRKGLEKMNEVYGWEMPNIEGDPFFDLTVDHLFGTIWNRPGLSMRDKRIMTLTVVTAVGNADLAEIQANAALANGEMTETELKEMAVFLTHYLGFPLGSKLDGVVSSVIKKRKKAAERGQGEDKKGNVNAAVRMHSGGSVHDE, from the coding sequence ATGGACGAACTGCGCCGCAAAGGCCTCGAGAAGATGAACGAGGTGTACGGCTGGGAGATGCCGAACATCGAGGGCGATCCATTCTTCGACCTCACCGTCGACCATCTCTTCGGCACCATCTGGAACCGCCCCGGACTGTCGATGCGGGACAAACGGATCATGACGCTGACCGTAGTGACCGCCGTCGGGAACGCCGACCTCGCCGAGATCCAGGCCAACGCCGCGCTCGCCAACGGCGAAATGACGGAGACCGAACTCAAGGAGATGGCGGTCTTTCTCACGCACTACCTGGGATTCCCGTTGGGGTCCAAGCTCGACGGTGTCGTGTCCTCGGTGATCAAGAAGCGCAAGAAGGCCGCGGAACGGGGTCAGGGCGAGGACAAGAAGGGGAACGTCAACGCGGCGGTACGAATGCACTCCGGGGGCTCGGTCCATGATGAGTAG
- a CDS encoding NAD(P)-dependent oxidoreductase has protein sequence MSGDVKLGYIGLGNQGAPMAKKLADWPGGLIVFDVRTEAMTPLAELGASLADSVADVAAADVISVTVLNDAQVRDVVGELGAHAKPGTVIAIHSTIEPSTAAELAEQLQPKGIHVVDAPVSGGAGAADKGELAVMVGADDEAYEMVKPVFKRWASLVVRAGEPGAGTRMKLARNMLTFIGFAAACESQKLAEAAGIDLQKLGRVVRHSDAQSGGPGAIMFRDDMKPLTSDHFLHDMFVHTRGLGEKDLKLAIGLGDATGVDLPLAQVALNTLADGLGVPHAKE, from the coding sequence ATGAGTGGCGACGTGAAGCTCGGCTACATCGGCCTCGGAAACCAGGGTGCCCCGATGGCCAAGAAGCTCGCCGATTGGCCGGGCGGACTTATCGTGTTCGATGTGCGCACCGAGGCCATGACGCCGCTGGCCGAGCTCGGCGCCTCACTTGCCGACAGCGTGGCGGATGTCGCTGCCGCAGACGTCATCAGTGTGACCGTCCTGAACGACGCACAGGTGCGCGACGTCGTCGGTGAACTCGGCGCGCATGCCAAGCCCGGCACCGTCATCGCGATTCACTCCACCATCGAGCCCAGCACCGCAGCCGAGCTGGCGGAGCAGCTGCAACCCAAGGGGATTCACGTCGTCGACGCTCCGGTCAGCGGCGGTGCGGGCGCGGCGGACAAAGGCGAGTTGGCCGTCATGGTCGGTGCCGACGACGAGGCGTACGAAATGGTCAAACCCGTCTTCAAACGATGGGCATCGCTGGTGGTGCGTGCCGGTGAACCGGGCGCAGGCACCCGGATGAAGCTGGCGCGTAACATGCTGACGTTCATCGGCTTTGCCGCCGCGTGTGAATCGCAGAAGCTGGCCGAGGCCGCGGGTATCGACCTTCAGAAGCTCGGCCGCGTGGTACGCCACAGTGACGCGCAGAGCGGCGGCCCCGGTGCGATCATGTTCCGGGATGACATGAAGCCACTCACTTCGGACCACTTCCTTCACGACATGTTCGTTCACACCCGCGGTCTGGGCGAGAAGGACCTGAAGCTGGCGATCGGGCTCGGGGACGCCACCGGGGTTGACCTGCCCCTGGCCCAGGTGGCATTGAATACGCTGGCCGACGGGCTCGGCGTACCGCACGCGAAGGAGTAA
- the purB gene encoding adenylosuccinate lyase, whose protein sequence is MSIPNVLANRYASDEMVAIWSPEAKVMAERRLWLAVLRAQAELGVDVPEGVIEDYERVLEDVDLASIAARERVTRHDVKARIEEYNALAGHEHVHKGMTSRDLTENVEQLQIRRSLELVFSHGIAVVARLAERAVVYRDLVMAGRSHNVAAQATTLGKRFASAAEELLVALTRLRELIDRYPLRGIKGPMGTAQDMLDLLSGDASKLADLERRVAEFLGFTEIFISVGQVYPRSLDHDVVSALVQAGAGPSSMAHTIRLMAGHELVTEGFAPGQVGSSAMPHKMNTRSCERVNGLQVVLRGYASMAAELAGAQWNEGDVFCSVVRRVALPDAFFAIDGQTETFLTVLDEFGAYPAVIQRELDRYLPFLATTRILIAAVRAGVGRETAHEVIKEHAVAVALAMREKGQEPDLLDRLAADSRLPLDRMSLEAALADKQAFTGAAGDQVDRVVEAVGELVSRYPEAAKYTSGAIL, encoded by the coding sequence GTGTCGATCCCGAATGTGCTGGCCAACCGGTACGCCAGCGACGAGATGGTGGCCATCTGGTCGCCGGAGGCGAAGGTCATGGCCGAGCGGCGGCTGTGGTTGGCGGTGCTGAGAGCACAGGCTGAACTCGGCGTCGATGTGCCGGAAGGCGTGATCGAGGACTACGAGCGGGTGCTCGAGGACGTCGACCTTGCGTCGATCGCGGCGCGCGAGCGGGTGACCCGCCACGACGTGAAGGCGCGCATCGAGGAATACAACGCGCTGGCGGGCCATGAGCATGTGCACAAGGGCATGACGTCTCGCGACCTCACGGAGAACGTCGAGCAGCTGCAGATTCGTCGCTCCCTGGAACTGGTGTTCTCGCACGGTATCGCGGTGGTGGCCCGGCTCGCCGAGCGCGCCGTCGTCTATCGCGACCTGGTGATGGCGGGACGTTCGCACAACGTCGCCGCGCAGGCCACCACGCTGGGTAAGCGATTCGCGTCGGCCGCCGAGGAGCTTCTGGTCGCGTTGACCCGGCTGCGTGAACTCATCGACCGGTACCCGCTGCGCGGCATCAAGGGCCCGATGGGCACCGCGCAGGACATGCTCGACCTGCTCTCCGGCGACGCGTCGAAACTGGCCGATCTGGAACGGCGTGTCGCCGAATTCCTTGGCTTCACAGAGATTTTCATCAGTGTCGGCCAGGTATATCCGCGGTCGCTGGACCATGATGTCGTCTCGGCTCTCGTGCAGGCCGGTGCGGGACCGTCATCGATGGCGCACACGATCAGGCTGATGGCGGGCCACGAACTGGTGACCGAGGGTTTCGCGCCCGGCCAGGTCGGCTCGTCGGCGATGCCGCACAAGATGAACACGCGCTCCTGCGAACGTGTCAACGGGCTGCAGGTGGTGCTGCGCGGTTACGCGTCGATGGCAGCCGAACTCGCGGGCGCGCAGTGGAACGAAGGCGACGTCTTCTGCTCGGTGGTGCGGCGGGTGGCGTTGCCCGACGCGTTCTTCGCGATCGACGGGCAGACGGAGACGTTTTTGACCGTGCTCGACGAGTTCGGCGCCTATCCGGCGGTGATTCAGCGCGAGCTCGACCGGTATCTGCCGTTCCTGGCGACGACGCGGATCCTGATCGCGGCGGTGCGCGCAGGCGTCGGCAGGGAGACCGCTCACGAGGTGATCAAGGAACACGCCGTCGCGGTGGCGCTGGCGATGCGGGAGAAGGGCCAGGAGCCCGACCTGCTCGACCGGCTGGCCGCAGACTCGCGACTGCCGCTGGACCGGATGTCGCTGGAGGCGGCACTGGCGGACAAGCAGGCGTTCACGGGTGCGGCCGGCGATCAGGTGGACCGGGTCGTGGAAGCGGTGGGCGAGTTGGTCAGCCGGTATCCGGAGGCCGCCAAATACACGTCGGGCGCGATCCTGTGA
- a CDS encoding alpha/beta hydrolase, with protein sequence MMAAMPELSRRALLRLGVGAVAGAATLRLSPPATAAPAPTYVDGSFVSAARGGVSTNWAIARPPGQTTPLRPIIALHGKGQDAAGVMAGGVENGLAQAVDAGIPPVAVVAVDGGGSYWHKRASGEDSGAMVLTELIPMLGEQGLDTSRVAFMGWSMGGYGALLLGARLGAARTAAITAVSPALWTSSGATAPGAFDGADDYEANSVWGLPALNSIPIRIDCGDSDPFYSATKQFVAQLANPPAGGFSPGGHDGAYWSSQLPGEVAWMAPLLVA encoded by the coding sequence ATGATGGCCGCCATGCCCGAACTGAGTCGACGCGCCCTTTTGCGCCTCGGTGTCGGCGCGGTGGCCGGGGCGGCGACTCTGCGCTTGTCGCCACCGGCGACCGCAGCCCCCGCCCCGACGTACGTTGACGGCTCGTTCGTCTCGGCGGCGCGCGGCGGCGTCTCGACGAACTGGGCGATCGCCCGTCCGCCGGGACAGACCACCCCGTTGCGCCCGATCATCGCGCTGCATGGCAAGGGCCAGGACGCCGCGGGTGTGATGGCCGGTGGTGTCGAAAACGGACTGGCGCAAGCGGTCGACGCCGGCATCCCGCCGGTCGCCGTGGTCGCGGTCGATGGCGGCGGTAGTTACTGGCACAAGCGGGCCTCCGGCGAGGACTCCGGTGCGATGGTGCTCACCGAGCTCATCCCGATGCTCGGCGAGCAGGGACTCGACACGTCACGCGTGGCATTCATGGGCTGGTCGATGGGCGGTTACGGCGCACTGCTGCTCGGCGCGCGCCTGGGTGCGGCACGCACCGCGGCGATCACCGCAGTCAGCCCCGCGTTGTGGACATCTTCGGGTGCCACTGCGCCGGGTGCGTTCGACGGTGCCGACGACTACGAGGCCAACAGCGTGTGGGGCCTGCCTGCGCTGAACTCGATTCCGATCCGGATCGACTGCGGCGACAGCGATCCCTTCTACTCGGCGACGAAGCAGTTCGTCGCCCAGTTGGCCAACCCGCCCGCGGGCGGCTTCTCCCCCGGCGGCCACGACGGCGCCTACTGGAGCTCGCAGTTGCCCGGCGAGGTGGCGTGGATGGCGCCCCTGCTCGTCGCCTGA
- a CDS encoding TetR/AcrR family transcriptional regulator produces the protein MLYVTAAVTPKGERRRYALVSAAADLLCEGGFDAVRHRAVARRAGLPLASTTYYFSSLEDLIAKAVEYAGAREAEQLQVRVSALSRRRRGAESTADILVDLLVGEANGLRVTEQLISRYERYIACARQPGLRDIERRILQQRTDAVVEVVERSGRAVRVELLTALVCAVDGAVVAALVGDGDGPRATARATLIDVIDVLAPIDEHVAQV, from the coding sequence ATGCTTTACGTGACAGCAGCGGTCACTCCGAAGGGGGAGAGAAGGCGCTACGCGCTGGTCAGCGCTGCTGCCGACCTGCTGTGCGAAGGTGGGTTCGACGCAGTGCGGCACCGTGCGGTGGCTCGTCGCGCCGGGCTGCCTCTGGCGTCGACGACGTACTACTTTTCATCGCTCGAGGACTTGATCGCCAAGGCTGTCGAATACGCGGGCGCGCGTGAGGCCGAACAGCTTCAGGTGCGGGTGTCCGCCCTGTCGCGGCGGCGCCGCGGCGCGGAGTCGACGGCCGACATCTTGGTCGACCTTCTCGTCGGGGAGGCCAACGGACTGCGGGTCACCGAGCAGTTGATCTCCCGATACGAGCGTTACATCGCCTGCGCCCGCCAGCCGGGGCTGCGCGATATCGAACGGCGCATCCTGCAGCAGCGCACCGACGCCGTCGTCGAGGTCGTCGAGCGATCCGGACGGGCGGTGCGCGTGGAGCTGCTCACGGCGTTGGTGTGTGCTGTCGACGGCGCGGTGGTCGCCGCGCTGGTGGGCGACGGTGACGGTCCGCGCGCGACCGCCCGCGCGACATTGATCGACGTCATCGATGTGCTCGCGCCGATCGACGAACACGTCGCCCAGGTGTGA
- a CDS encoding APC family permease: MTKPETAEGQPELKRVMGPGLLLLFVVGDILGTGVYALTGQVAGEVGGAAWLPFLLAFVIATITAFSYLELVTKYPQAAGAALYAHKAFGIHFFTFIVAFVVMCSGITSASTASQAFASNLIKGFGLDWGKVGIAVIALSFMAGLAAINFRGVSESVKLNVFLTIIEITGLLMVIIVGLWAFTQGGDNLDFSRIILFESESDRSTFVAVTAATSLAFFAMVGFEDSVNMAEETKDPVRIFPKVLLSGLTIAGVVYVLVSIIAVALVPIGDLRESKTPLVDVVEAAAPGLPIDTIFPFITMFAVSNTALINMLMASRLIYGMARQHVLPPVLGSVHKTRRTPWVAIIFTTVIAFGLIFYVSAFASDSAVSVLGGTTSLLLLAVFAMVNIAVLVLRRDVKQAGGHFKTPTALPVIGCIASLYLVTPLSGRPGSQYLLAGALLLVGIALFLITLAINKQLGIKQTAITDPTQLAETPD, from the coding sequence GTGACAAAGCCGGAAACTGCGGAGGGTCAGCCGGAGCTGAAACGGGTGATGGGCCCGGGACTGCTGCTGCTGTTCGTCGTCGGCGACATTCTCGGCACCGGCGTATACGCGCTCACCGGGCAGGTGGCCGGCGAGGTCGGTGGCGCAGCGTGGCTGCCGTTCCTGCTCGCGTTCGTGATCGCGACCATCACCGCATTCTCATATCTGGAGCTGGTGACCAAGTATCCGCAAGCGGCGGGCGCAGCGCTCTACGCGCACAAGGCATTCGGCATCCACTTCTTCACCTTCATCGTCGCCTTCGTCGTGATGTGCTCGGGTATCACCTCGGCGTCCACCGCGTCGCAGGCGTTCGCGTCCAACTTGATCAAGGGCTTCGGACTGGACTGGGGCAAGGTCGGAATCGCGGTCATCGCGTTGTCGTTCATGGCGGGCCTCGCTGCGATCAACTTCCGCGGCGTCAGCGAGAGCGTGAAACTGAACGTCTTCCTCACGATCATCGAGATCACGGGCCTGCTGATGGTGATCATCGTCGGACTCTGGGCGTTCACGCAGGGCGGCGACAACCTCGACTTCTCACGGATCATCCTTTTCGAAAGTGAAAGCGATAGAAGTACTTTCGTGGCGGTGACAGCGGCGACCTCGTTGGCGTTCTTCGCGATGGTCGGCTTCGAGGACTCGGTCAACATGGCCGAGGAGACGAAGGACCCGGTGCGGATCTTCCCCAAGGTTCTCCTCAGCGGCCTGACGATCGCCGGTGTCGTCTATGTCCTCGTGTCGATCATCGCGGTGGCACTGGTGCCGATCGGTGACCTCAGGGAGAGCAAGACCCCGCTTGTCGACGTCGTCGAGGCGGCGGCGCCCGGGCTGCCGATCGACACGATCTTCCCGTTCATCACGATGTTCGCGGTGTCCAATACGGCCCTGATCAACATGCTCATGGCCAGCCGATTGATCTATGGCATGGCGCGCCAACACGTACTGCCCCCGGTATTGGGTTCGGTGCACAAGACCCGGCGCACTCCGTGGGTGGCCATCATCTTCACGACGGTCATCGCATTCGGGCTGATCTTCTACGTGTCCGCCTTCGCCAGCGACAGCGCTGTCTCCGTGCTCGGTGGCACGACTTCGCTTCTGTTGCTTGCGGTTTTCGCGATGGTCAACATCGCGGTGCTGGTGCTCCGCCGAGACGTCAAGCAGGCAGGCGGGCATTTCAAGACGCCGACAGCGCTGCCTGTGATCGGTTGCATCGCATCGCTGTACCTGGTGACTCCGCTGTCGGGCCGTCCGGGTTCGCAGTATCTGTTGGCCGGCGCACTGCTGCTCGTCGGGATCGCGCTCTTCTTGATCACCCTGGCGATCAACAAGCAACTCGGAATCAAGCAGACGGCCATCACCGATCCCACCCAGCTGGCCGAAACGCCGGACTAA
- a CDS encoding SDR family NAD(P)-dependent oxidoreductase, whose translation MRFARLLDNALDRSVVLGYTKIGSRLRRTWWPADPRPKAMAGKRVVVTGATAGIGEAIARSFAELDATVHLLGRNPDKVRHSAGAIRRAVSGAMVVEEVCDVSDLDAVRAWCDDLSGRIEELHGVVHNAGAMPKERIETPQGHETQLACHVLGPHLMTEKLLPLLRAAHGASVVFMSSGGMYTSPLSVDDMESKSGDYNGVRVYARTKRMQVTLAEAWAHRLSGSDIRVESMHPGWVETPGVAGALPVFRVVTRPLLRDTADGADTAVWLVATRPESEPGHFWHDRAQRPTTFGWQRTEDPELVTQFLDAVSSMTGTMQFT comes from the coding sequence GTGAGATTCGCCAGGCTTCTCGACAACGCGCTGGACCGCTCCGTCGTACTCGGTTACACAAAGATCGGTTCACGTTTGCGGCGGACATGGTGGCCGGCGGACCCGCGGCCAAAGGCGATGGCCGGAAAGCGCGTTGTCGTCACCGGTGCGACGGCAGGGATAGGTGAGGCCATCGCCCGCTCGTTCGCCGAACTCGACGCGACCGTCCATCTGCTTGGTCGAAACCCCGACAAGGTCAGGCATTCGGCGGGTGCGATCCGGCGCGCGGTATCCGGGGCGATGGTGGTCGAAGAAGTCTGCGATGTATCCGATCTGGACGCCGTCCGGGCCTGGTGCGACGACCTTTCCGGTCGCATCGAAGAACTCCACGGGGTGGTTCACAACGCCGGTGCGATGCCGAAAGAGCGCATCGAAACGCCTCAGGGTCACGAAACCCAGCTGGCTTGCCACGTCCTGGGACCGCACCTCATGACCGAGAAACTCTTGCCGTTGCTGCGGGCTGCCCATGGCGCTTCGGTCGTCTTCATGTCGTCGGGAGGCATGTACACATCTCCGCTTTCGGTCGACGACATGGAATCGAAATCCGGTGATTACAACGGTGTTCGGGTGTACGCGCGAACCAAGCGGATGCAGGTGACGCTCGCGGAAGCGTGGGCGCACAGGCTCTCGGGTTCTGACATTCGGGTCGAGAGCATGCACCCGGGCTGGGTAGAGACTCCCGGCGTCGCCGGAGCATTACCGGTGTTTCGAGTGGTGACACGCCCACTGCTGCGCGATACTGCAGACGGTGCAGACACTGCGGTGTGGCTGGTCGCCACCCGACCCGAATCTGAACCGGGCCATTTTTGGCACGACAGGGCCCAGCGGCCAACGACGTTCGGCTGGCAGCGCACCGAGGATCCTGAATTGGTTACGCAATTCCTCGACGCGGTTTCATCGATGACGGGAACAATGCAGTTCACCTAG
- the purD gene encoding phosphoribosylamine--glycine ligase: MRVLVIGSGAREHALLLALRRDPEVEELAVAPGNAGTAIIADQYDVDITSGAAVVQLAQRIGSDLVVVGPEVPLVLGVADAVRSAGIACFGPTKDAARIEGSKSFAKDVMAAAGVRTATSEIVDNPANLDAALDRFGPAVGDPSWVVKDDGLAAGKGVVVTADRDAARAHAASLLDSGHPVLLESFLDGPEVSLFCVVDGETVVPLLPAQDFKRVGDGDTGPNTGGMGAYAPLPWLPAGVVTAIVDDIVKPVAAELVKRGNGFSGLLYAGLALTSRGPAVVEFNCRFGDPETQAVLALLETPLGQLLYAAATGRLAEQPQLVWRGGASVTVVLAAENYPGRPRVGDVITGSEADGVLHAGTTRRDDGAIVSSGGRVLSVVGTADDLSAAREAAYALIKSIRLPGSHFRGDIGLAAAQGRVSV, encoded by the coding sequence GTGCGCGTCCTGGTGATCGGATCCGGTGCCCGTGAACATGCGTTGCTACTTGCGCTGCGCCGAGACCCCGAGGTCGAGGAACTTGCGGTGGCGCCCGGTAACGCCGGCACCGCGATCATCGCCGACCAGTACGACGTCGACATCACCTCCGGTGCGGCCGTCGTCCAGCTCGCCCAGCGCATCGGCTCCGACCTGGTGGTCGTCGGCCCCGAGGTGCCGCTCGTGCTCGGTGTGGCCGACGCGGTCCGCAGCGCGGGCATCGCCTGCTTCGGGCCCACCAAGGACGCCGCTCGCATCGAGGGCTCGAAGTCGTTCGCCAAGGACGTGATGGCCGCCGCGGGGGTGCGCACCGCGACCAGTGAGATCGTCGACAACCCCGCCAATCTCGACGCGGCCCTGGACCGGTTCGGCCCGGCGGTCGGCGACCCGTCCTGGGTCGTCAAGGACGACGGTCTGGCCGCCGGCAAGGGTGTCGTGGTGACCGCCGACCGCGATGCGGCGCGGGCACATGCCGCCAGCCTGCTCGACTCCGGACACCCGGTGCTGCTCGAGTCGTTTCTCGACGGTCCCGAGGTTTCACTGTTCTGTGTCGTCGACGGCGAAACCGTTGTGCCGCTGCTCCCCGCCCAGGACTTCAAGCGTGTCGGCGACGGCGACACCGGACCCAACACCGGCGGCATGGGCGCGTACGCACCGCTACCGTGGCTGCCCGCCGGTGTGGTCACCGCGATCGTCGATGACATCGTGAAACCCGTTGCCGCCGAACTGGTCAAGCGCGGCAATGGCTTTTCGGGCCTGCTGTACGCCGGGTTGGCCCTCACGTCGCGCGGGCCCGCCGTCGTCGAATTCAATTGCCGCTTCGGCGATCCGGAGACCCAAGCGGTGTTGGCACTGCTGGAGACGCCGTTGGGTCAGCTGCTGTACGCTGCTGCGACGGGGAGGCTCGCCGAGCAGCCGCAGCTGGTGTGGCGCGGTGGCGCCTCGGTGACGGTCGTGCTGGCCGCCGAGAACTATCCCGGCCGGCCTCGGGTCGGTGATGTCATCACCGGGTCGGAAGCCGACGGGGTGCTGCACGCGGGCACCACGCGCCGGGACGACGGCGCGATCGTATCGTCGGGCGGCCGGGTGCTGTCGGTGGTCGGCACCGCGGACGACCTGTCTGCGGCGCGTGAGGCCGCGTATGCGTTGATCAAGTCGATTCGCTTGCCGGGCAGCCACTTTCGTGGCGATATCGGGCTGGCCGCGGCGCAGGGCCGCGTCTCGGTCTAG
- a CDS encoding cytochrome P450, with the protein MTQSTCPFGAGFDFTDPDVLLQGIPVNEFAELRKTSPVWWNDQQESIFDDGGYWVITRHEDIKAISRNGELWSTNRKGAVMRLPDGVTSEQLDLTKALLINHDAPEHTRLRKIVSRLFTPRAVAALEEKLAVAARDIVRAAKEKGTGDFVDDIAMSLPLLAIADLIGVPEADREKLFHWTNSIMNTDDPDFDSDPTTANAELMGYAYNMAEERRRCPADDIVTRLIEADMDGEALGDVEFAFFVILLAVAGNETTRNAMTHGINAFFENPDQWELFKRERPETTVDEIIRWATPVHCFQRTALTDNEIGGVTVREGQRVGLFYSSANFDEDVFENPFEFNILRNPNPHLAFGGNGAHFCIGANLARMEIKLIFNELADQIPNIAKLGEPQRLRSGWINGVKALPVSF; encoded by the coding sequence ATGACGCAGAGCACATGCCCCTTCGGCGCGGGCTTCGACTTCACCGACCCCGACGTCCTGCTGCAGGGCATCCCGGTCAACGAATTCGCCGAACTGCGCAAGACCTCGCCGGTGTGGTGGAACGACCAGCAGGAATCGATCTTCGATGACGGTGGCTACTGGGTGATCACCCGTCACGAGGACATCAAAGCGATCTCCCGTAACGGCGAGCTGTGGTCCACGAACCGCAAGGGCGCGGTGATGCGGCTGCCCGATGGCGTCACGAGCGAGCAACTCGACCTGACGAAGGCGCTGCTGATCAACCACGACGCCCCCGAGCACACCCGACTGCGCAAGATCGTGTCGCGGCTGTTCACCCCGCGCGCGGTCGCGGCACTCGAGGAGAAGCTCGCCGTCGCCGCACGTGACATCGTCCGCGCGGCGAAAGAGAAGGGCACCGGGGACTTCGTCGACGACATCGCGATGAGCCTGCCGCTGCTGGCGATCGCCGACCTGATCGGTGTGCCCGAGGCTGACCGCGAGAAGCTCTTTCACTGGACCAACTCGATCATGAACACCGACGATCCCGACTTCGACTCCGATCCGACGACCGCCAATGCCGAGCTGATGGGTTACGCCTACAACATGGCCGAAGAGCGACGGCGTTGTCCGGCAGACGACATCGTCACGCGCCTGATCGAGGCCGATATGGACGGCGAGGCACTTGGCGACGTCGAGTTCGCGTTCTTCGTCATCCTGCTGGCCGTCGCGGGCAACGAGACCACCCGCAACGCCATGACGCACGGCATCAACGCGTTCTTCGAGAACCCCGACCAATGGGAGCTGTTCAAGCGGGAGCGGCCGGAGACCACGGTTGACGAGATCATCCGCTGGGCGACGCCCGTGCACTGCTTCCAGCGAACGGCGTTGACGGACAACGAGATCGGCGGTGTGACCGTCCGCGAAGGGCAGCGAGTCGGGCTGTTCTACAGTTCGGCCAACTTCGACGAAGACGTCTTCGAGAACCCCTTCGAATTCAACATCCTGCGCAACCCGAACCCGCATCTGGCCTTCGGCGGCAACGGTGCACATTTCTGTATCGGCGCCAACCTGGCGCGCATGGAGATCAAGCTGATCTTCAACGAGCTCGCCGATCAGATTCCGAACATCGCCAAACTGGGTGAACCTCAACGGCTTAGGTCGGGTTGGATCAACGGGGTCAAGGCGTTGCCCGTCTCGTTCTGA